A stretch of Thermodesulfobacteriota bacterium DNA encodes these proteins:
- the rplI gene encoding 50S ribosomal protein L9, with amino-acid sequence MKVILREDVEKLGKAGDVVKVADGYGRNYLIPRQMALLANVRNMKTLDHDRRAIETRAKKARKAAEATAETLSGMSLTLAAKAGEEGKLFGAVTSRDIAEALEKAGMKVDRKAIQLADPIKQLGDYKVKVRVAADVLPEVSVSVVAEE; translated from the coding sequence ATGAAAGTCATCCTGCGCGAGGACGTCGAGAAGCTGGGGAAGGCCGGCGATGTCGTGAAGGTCGCGGACGGGTACGGAAGGAACTACCTCATCCCGCGGCAGATGGCGCTCCTGGCGAATGTCCGGAACATGAAGACCCTCGACCATGACCGGCGGGCGATCGAGACCCGCGCGAAGAAGGCCCGGAAGGCCGCCGAGGCGACGGCCGAGACGCTCTCCGGGATGTCCCTCACCCTGGCCGCGAAGGCGGGGGAGGAAGGGAAGCTGTTCGGCGCCGTCACGTCGCGGGACATCGCCGAGGCGCTGGAGAAGGCGGGGATGAAGGTGGACCGCAAGGCGATACAGCTCGCGGATCCGATCAAGCAGCTCGGCGACTACAAGGTGAAGGTCCGCGTGGCGGCCGACGTCCTCCCCGAGGTCTCCGTCAGCGTGGTGGCCGAAGAGTAG